The proteins below come from a single Etheostoma spectabile isolate EspeVRDwgs_2016 chromosome 4, UIUC_Espe_1.0, whole genome shotgun sequence genomic window:
- the LOC116687695 gene encoding transmembrane and coiled-coil domains protein 1 isoform X2 produces the protein MFGSSDNIAALKDFDETQVDEGVGPGETRVLRTGIPSSRDNTLDHAQTSRYNTILHEIQELRENKGQLEECLENLKSYHQRDYTVIVEALQEERYRSERLEEQLNDLTELHQNEIFNLKEELASMEEKTAYHSYKGATAIHEALKTCQTRLFKMEHQQQVVQLEGLENATTWTLLGKLINVMLAVMAVILVFVSTVANCVMPLMKTYNRMLSTLLFVVLFFFLWRHWNAISEYPPYFFCTHLERRNKSS, from the exons ATGTTTGGCAGCAGTGATAACATTGCAGCCCTGAAAGACTTTGATGAAACCCAGGTAGATGAGGGTGTTGGCCCTGGGGAAACAAGGGTCCTGAGGACAG GAATCCCTAGCTCCAGGGACAATACACTTGACCACGCCCAAACATCACGCTATAATACTATACTCCATGAAATCCAAGAGCTCAGGGAAAACAAAGGCCAGCTTGAAGAATGCCTAGAAAACTTAAAATCCTATCATCAACGAGACTACACAGTGATTGTAGAGGCCCTACAAGAGGAGCGATACAG GAGCGAACGTTTAGAAGAACAGCTCAATGACTTGACAGAACTGCACCAGAATGAAATTTTTAACTTGAAAGAGGAACTAGCCAGCATGGAGGAGAAGACTGCTTATCACTCTTACAAAGGAGCAACAGCTATTCAT GAGGCGCTGAAGACATGCCAGACACGTCTGTTCAAGATGGAGCATCAGCAGCAGGTGGTGCAGCTTGAAGGTTTGGAGAATGCCACAACATGGACTCTTCTTGGAAAACTGATCAATGTGATGCTGGCTGTTATGGCAGTCATTTTAGTGTTTGTGTCCACAGTGGCTAACTGTGTCATGCCTTTAATGAAAACGTACAACCGCATGCTTTCTACATTGCTTTTTGTAgtccttttcttcttcctctggaGGCACTGGAATGCCATTTCAGAATATCCTCCTTACTTTTTTTGCACTCATCTTGAAAGGAGAAATAAATCTTCTTGA
- the LOC116687695 gene encoding transmembrane and coiled-coil domains protein 1 isoform X1 yields the protein MFGSSDNIAALKDFDETQVDEGVGPGETRVLRTGELQSSPKYGCDDDDDTTSGSAGIPSSRDNTLDHAQTSRYNTILHEIQELRENKGQLEECLENLKSYHQRDYTVIVEALQEERYRSERLEEQLNDLTELHQNEIFNLKEELASMEEKTAYHSYKGATAIHEALKTCQTRLFKMEHQQQVVQLEGLENATTWTLLGKLINVMLAVMAVILVFVSTVANCVMPLMKTYNRMLSTLLFVVLFFFLWRHWNAISEYPPYFFCTHLERRNKSS from the exons ATGTTTGGCAGCAGTGATAACATTGCAGCCCTGAAAGACTTTGATGAAACCCAGGTAGATGAGGGTGTTGGCCCTGGGGAAACAAGGGTCCTGAGGACAGGGGAGCTGCAGTCCAGCCCGAAGTATGgctgtgatgatgatgatgatactaCGTCTGGTTCTGCAGGAATCCCTAGCTCCAGGGACAATACACTTGACCACGCCCAAACATCACGCTATAATACTATACTCCATGAAATCCAAGAGCTCAGGGAAAACAAAGGCCAGCTTGAAGAATGCCTAGAAAACTTAAAATCCTATCATCAACGAGACTACACAGTGATTGTAGAGGCCCTACAAGAGGAGCGATACAG GAGCGAACGTTTAGAAGAACAGCTCAATGACTTGACAGAACTGCACCAGAATGAAATTTTTAACTTGAAAGAGGAACTAGCCAGCATGGAGGAGAAGACTGCTTATCACTCTTACAAAGGAGCAACAGCTATTCAT GAGGCGCTGAAGACATGCCAGACACGTCTGTTCAAGATGGAGCATCAGCAGCAGGTGGTGCAGCTTGAAGGTTTGGAGAATGCCACAACATGGACTCTTCTTGGAAAACTGATCAATGTGATGCTGGCTGTTATGGCAGTCATTTTAGTGTTTGTGTCCACAGTGGCTAACTGTGTCATGCCTTTAATGAAAACGTACAACCGCATGCTTTCTACATTGCTTTTTGTAgtccttttcttcttcctctggaGGCACTGGAATGCCATTTCAGAATATCCTCCTTACTTTTTTTGCACTCATCTTGAAAGGAGAAATAAATCTTCTTGA